The genomic interval TCATGGCGCCATCAAACAGAATTTGTACTTTTCCTTTTAAATCGGCAGCAGATACAGAATATTGGGTTCTATACCAACCGATGCCAACGTATGGCAAAGCGCCACTACGACCTGTACGGTAAAAGGGTTTGTTATCTCCGTCTTGAACCACCATGGTTAGTTGGACGTCATTGGCAAAATCAAATTCCCCTTTGGCTGCCCAATCATGCGGTACGGTTACCGATTCCCAATCGGTATCATTAAAATTTTCTTGAAATGCAGCTCCAAAATCGTAGTTGGTAAATTTCCAATTCTTTAGTAAATCGGTTTGTTGTGCGCTAGTATTGAATGCTATTAAAAAAGCAATAAAATAAAAAATACGTATCATATGTTTAGTATGTTCTTGATTTATAAATGGAAAATATTATTTGAAAACGATGACTCCTTTGGCATTTTTTCCCGATAACATATCGTCTAAGGCTTGTTGTAAATTTTCTAAAGGATACGTATTGGTAATCATTTCGTCTAGTTTGATTTCTCCTTTTCTATAGTGCTCCACGATTTTTGGAAAATCTTTTTGAGGATTGCACTTTCCGTACAAAGGGTTGATGTATTTTTTGTCCCATTCGAATAATGACATATCAATCAAAACTTCTTCTTCGATACCGCTCACTTGAACTGCTGTTCCTGCGTTTCTAATCATAGCCAAAGGTGCTGCTCCCAAGGCCGGAATTGCAGTACATTCAAAAGCATAATCAGCACCACGGCCATCAGTCATTTCTTTTACTTTTTTGGCTGCATTTAGTAAACCTTTATCATTTTTATCAGCTAGAATGGTGTGTGTTGCACCAAAGGCAACCGCCATGTCCAGACGCTGTTGGTTAATATCAATTGCAATAATTTTCGAAGCTTTAGAAACTTTGATTCCCTGAATCACATTCAGCCCAACGCCACCAGTTCCCAAAACCACTGCCGACGAACCAGCTTCTACTTTTGCAGTATTTACAGCCGAACCAAATCCGGTCATCACTCCACAGCTTACAATACTTGCGGCAGGATAACTCATGTCTTGTATAGGGTTTTTGACTACCGCAGATTCTTTCACCAACGTATATTCCGATAAAGTACCAATATTAAAAGAACGGATGATTGGAGCTCCATTCCATTTGGTTCCTTCTAAGTGTGCGTGTCCGGGAGTGTATCCGTTACCACCTGCCACCACGGGCGAATTGTTTTCGCAAATATGTTCGTTTTCGTGTTCACATTGAAAGCATTTTCCACAAGGAGTAGCCCAGTTCAAAATCACAGCATCACCTACTTTTACAGAAGAGACATTCGATCCAATAGCAGTAACGATTCCGGCACCTTCGTGTCCCATTACGATTGGTTTTCCCCAGTTTAGAGAATCGTGATCTGTGTGGCATAGACCAGCCGCTTTTACTTGTACCAAAACCTCGTCTGCTTGTGGGTTTGCTACTGTTATGGTTTCTATTGAAAATGTTCCGTCTCCTTTTGCGATTGCTGCTTTACAAGTGATACTCATTATAGTACTATAATTTAAGTTGAAATTAATTGATAAAATTAATCAGATCACAAGATGTTTCTAGTATGTATTCTATCAAAGAAATAAACTATTTTGTTGATTTAATTGTAATAACCATCATTAATACGACAATATTGAATACTTTCGAACTAAACCACTATGAGTTTAAAGTCCATAGATTTGGTTAGAAGACTGAAGGTTTACACTATTAATAATCCTCAATTATGAAGTTATCATTATTGTATTCATTTGGTTTTCTATCATGTTCAAAAAATTGATTTACCATTTCATCTGTAATATTACGAGAACTCCAACACCAAAAACCTATTCTACAAAATTAGACTTTGTAGCCCAAACTATGTGTACTATAAATCATGATACTGTAGGTCTATTTGTTCTTTGAAAATCCATATTTTAAATGTACATTTTTAGAACCTAAAAGAGAAATGTACTAAAGTGTATAGTTTTAACTATTTTAGGAACCAATAAACTATTGTATCTCTTTTCATTTTTACAATTAAAATAGGAAACAGAGTAAATTTTTATAATTTAACTTTGTAATCCTCTCACGTCACCTTATACCTTTCCGCTGTTTTGATACCATACGAGATCTCCGTAGCGAAAAGGTCTACAATAAATATTCTTCCTGTCTTATAGGACTCATCTTATTCTTCAATTGTTCTTTTCCATTGGCTTTTAGTATTCTAAAGAAAAAACTCCTCCGCTTTAAGTATTCAACCCCTACTATTAACTAACGATTCCTATTGGCAGGCTCGTTCAGGGTTTACACCCTTTAGTTATATGGTATGCATAGCCCACAAAAAAAAGCCTCCCTGAATCTAATCAGGGAGGCTTCATCAAAATTAAAAAAATGTCTTACAAAATATAATCTGTATTTATAAAATTAGATTCTTTACTGTTCAATAATTCTTGTAAAATAGCATTGTTGTAATCATTGTCTTTTGAAGCAACGAAAGTTCTAATCGAGAACGAACGCAAAGCATCATGAATACTTAATGTTCCTACAGCAGAATCTTTACGACCTGTAAACGGGAAAACATCTGGGCCTCTTTGACAAGAACTATTCAAATTTACTCTACTTACTAAGTTTACTAACGAGTCAATAAGTGGCGCAATAGTTTTTACATTTTTACCAAACAAACTTACTTGTTGTCCATAATTTGATTCCGCCATGTCTTTTAAAGGCTCTTGAATGTCTTTGAAAGTCAAAATTGGCACCACTGGACCAAATTGCTCTTCCTTATACACTCTCATTTCTTTGTTGATAGGAAACAAAACTGCAGGGAAGATATAGTTGTCTGAATGTTGTCCTCCTTTGGCATTGATGATTTTTGCTCCTTTAGCCGTAGCGTCATCAATCAATTCTTGTATATAGGCTGGTTTCTCTTTTTCTGGAAGTGGTGTCAATGAAACTCCTTTTTCCCATGGATTACCAAAAACTAAATTATCTACTTTTTCAGAAAAGCGTTTGTTGAACTCTTCAGCAATAGATTCGTGAACATACAATACTTTCAAGGCAGTACAACGTTGTCCATTAAATGACAATGTCCCTGCAATACATTCATTGATAGCTAAATCCAAATCTGCTTCTGGAAGTATGATAGCTGGATTTTTAGCCTCTAATCCTAATACTAAACGCAAACGGTTTTTGTTAGGGTGCTGGTCTTGTAAAGCAATAGCCGATTTACTATTTCCAATTAAAGCCAAAATATCAACTTTACCTGATTGCATCACTGGAGCAGCTACTTCTCTACCTCTACCATATAATATATTGATTGCACCTTTTGGAAAACTATTTCTAAACGCTTCTAATAAAGGAGAGATTAGCAACACTCCATGCTTAGCAGGTTTAAAAATTACTGGATTACCCATAATCAAAGCAGGAATCAATAAGGAGAACGTTTCGTTCAATGGGTAGTTGTAAGGTCCAAGACACAATACAACTCCAAGCGGACTTCTACGTACCATAGCATTAACACCTTGTACTTTAGAAAAGTGAGCGCTACGGCTGTTCAATTCTTTGTAACTATCAATCGTATCATTAATGTATTCTACCGTTCTGTCAAACTCTTTTTCAGAATCTCCTAGTGATTTTCCAATTTCCCACATAAGAAATTTAACCACTTCGGCACGGGTTTCTTTCATTTGTTTCACAAAATTCTGCATGCACTTGATACGGTCTACTACTTTCATAGTTGGCCATAAACCTTGTCCATGATCAAAAGCAGCCGATGCAGCTTCTACAGCTTCAAGCGCTTCTTTCTCTCCCATAAACGGAATAGAACCTAATAAGGTAGGTGCATAATCTTCTGTTGATGAAATAGTCGAATAAACTGGTGTGGTTTCTCCTGTCCATTTTTTTAATTCTCCATTGACTAAATAAGTGTCTTGGTTTAAGACCTCTTTAATTTGGAATTCTAGTGGAATTGCATTCATTTTTTTTTTGTATTGGTTTTTTGTAGTGTTTATATAAAATTAAAAAAAGAGGAGTTACCCTCTTTCTCTAATGCTTATTCAATTTCCCCATCCCACTCTAGCATTCCGCCTAGCAGATTGTATGCATATTCAAATCCTAATTCATTCATTATTTCGCAAGCTTTTCCACTTCTGGCACCAGAACGACAATACACATAATATTTTTTGCTTTTGTCCAATGCCTCTATTTCCGTAATAAAATCTTGTCCTTTATGTATGTCAATATTAATGGCATTTGGAATCATACCTTCATTAACCTCATCTTCAGTTCTTACATCTAGAATTACAACATTCTCGTCTGATTCTAACTGAGCAACCCAATCTTCTTGTGATAAATTCATAATTCGTTGTTTTTTATCAAAAATACAACGTTTTTCTAAAACAAAAAACATTATTTTTATGATATTCGTGATTACGAAAACGTATTAGTAAACACAAGGCGCTGTTTCATAGCTTATTACATATTAAAAAATCACAACTAATCTATACCTTACTTATCCTACTTTTCATCTTAAAAACAGATAACATAGACTAATATCAAGATAATCTATTACTATTTGATTATAAAAAATATTAGTTAGGCAGGATCCCATAAAAGATATTATATTTGAATAAATTTCTTTCACATGTCAACTTCAGTTCAAAATCTATTCCCTTCCTTTTCAAGTGACCTCATCCACGCTATAGAACAAAATGCGATCATAAAGAATGTTCCAGCTGGCGAAGTAATCATGAGAACAGGACAATACATCAAAACTACAGTTTTGGTTACCAAAGGACAAGTCAAAGTATATCGAGAAGGTGAAAATGGTGAAGAATTTTTCATGTACTATCTTCAACCCGGCCAAGCTTGTGCCATATCAATGATTTGCGCCACCAGAAACAAGACTAGTCAAATCATGGCCAAAGTAGTCGAGGATGCCGAATTGATTATGATTCCGCTTTCGCTAATGGACCAATGGATGATGCAATACCGTTCATGGTACGAATTTGTGATCGAAACCTACCGCAACCGTTTCGAAGAAATCCTAGAAGTTGTGGACAGCATCGCCTTTAGAGCCATGGACGAACGCCTAGATTTTTACCTCAAAAGACATAGTGAAGCTTGTGGCTGCAAAGATTTAAAATTGTCCCATCAAGAAATAGGCACAGAACTCAACAGTTCCCGAGTTGTAATTTCGCGATTACTCAAAAAAATGGAACAACGAGGTTTAGTCAAACTACACCGCAACCATATTGAACTATTAACATAAACATTTATGAAATGACTGAATGTAATAAATGTTACCGTTCTCCAACAAAATCCGCCTCAATTTTGTAAAAAACAATAGTAATGGAATATTTGGGATATTTTGCATCAATCATTATCGGACTTTCATTAGGATTAATTGGTGGCGGAGGCTCTATTTTGACGATTCCTATTTTGGTTTATTTATTCAAAGTCGACCCCGAATTGGCGACTAGCTATTCTCTGTTTATTGTTGGTGCAACCTCTTTATTTGGAGGCTACAACCACTACAAATTGGGTAACCTTAACATCAAAACAGCCATTTACTTTGCTGTTCCCTCAGTAATTTCGATACTCATAATTCGTGAAGTCATTTTTCCGCAAATCGCAGCCACCTTATTTACCGTTGCATCCTACGCTGTCTCCAAAAATTTATTGATTATGATCGTGTTCTCCATCTTGATGATTGGAGCGTCAATTTCGATGATCAAAGACAAAAACACAGTCGTCAAAAATCCCAAAACCAACTTCGTACAACTCGGCATCATTGGTTTTTTGGTCGGAATCGTAACGGGTTTTCTTGGTGCTGGTGGCGGATTTTTAATTATTCCAGCTTTATTGTTTTTCGCCAATCTCCCAATGAAGCAAGCCGTTGGAACCTCATTATTGATTATTTTCATTAACTCCGCTATCGGTTTTGCAGGTGATTTATACATTGGCACTCCTGTAGATTACACTTTTCTACTCGAAATCTCCGGAATCGCTTTTATTGGTCTCCTAATCGGAGTTCAACTTTCCAAAAAAATTGATGGTAACAAACTAAAACCCCTCTTTGGTTGGTTTGTACTCGTAATGGGAATTTATATTATTACCAAAGAAATTTTCTTTTAAACAATACACTTTATTTTTTAACCCTTCGAGGGTTTTAAACCCTCGAAGGGTTGTTGGTCGCACAACATTAACAAACTAAAATTTCGGCTAAAGCCTAATAAAACCTGTTCCTTAGCAATCGGGCTAAAGCCAGATTCTATTGATATGAAAGCTTAAATGAATCCGCTTCTTTCTCTTCTACTGAACTTTAATTTAAATTGTAAAAAACATAAATTAATGAAACTCTGACAGCTTCCAAAATCAATTGCTTCCAGCTTTAGCTGGATGTTCAAAATATAGCATAACACAAAAGGCTTTAGCCCCAACATTTTGGTACTAAAGCCTTTCTTGTAATTAACCCTTCGAGGGTTTAAAACCCTCGAAGGGTTGGTTATTAATTCTTAACACCAAATTTTGACAATATAACTTCGAGCAAACACCATTTTGTAAAAGCATTTTGTAATAAATTGACTCCTACAAAAGCAATCGGGCTAAAGCCCGATTCTATTGATGCTTAAACTATAACAACAGTTAAATAACTGCTAAAAGACCAAGAATCAATTGCTTCCAGCTTTAGCTGGATGTTAAAAAATGCAACATAAAAAAGGCTTTAGCCAAATATACATTTCAGCTAAAGCCCTTTCTTGTAATTAACCCTTCGAGGGTTTAAAACCCTCGAAGGGTGGTTATTAATTCTTTACGTTAAATTTTGACAAGATATCTTCGAGTAAACACCATTTGGTAAACGCATTTTGCAATAAATTGACTCCGACGAAAGCAGCTAACCAAAGCCAATTTTCGTTTACAAAATGAGCCAGTAACAAACTTGTTATTATAAATGTACCCGCAATTCCTCTAACCATTCTATTTTTCATATTATTTTGTTTTTAAAATAGTTAGCCAAAGGAAAGTTTTCCTTTAGCTAACTATTTGATGTTTTTTCCTTTTAAATTAATGTCCTTCTCATCACAATCTTGCGTGAAGGATAGTAGTGAAAATCCTTTTTTGGGGCCTTTTCTGCCCCAAAAAAGATTGTAACGGATAGCCTGACCCGCGTTTTTCAGCGGGGCACGCCCAAAATATTTTTATTTTCTAACTATTTTGCTCCCATTTTTTTCTTTCGGTAACGTAGTAAATCAAAGGCACTACCAACAAGGTTAGGACTGTGGAAACGATGGCTCCAAAGACTAACGAAATCGCCAATCCTTGAAAAATTGGGTCAAACAAAATGATAGATGCTCCGATAACTACGGCTCCTGTGGTCAATAAAATTGGGGTTGTTCGCACAGCACCTGCTTCGATAATGGCTTCTTTTATCGGAATTCCTTCGTTCAAACGGATTTCGATAAAGTCAATTAGCAAGACGGAGTTTCGCACCATGACGCCGGCGAGGGCAATCATTCCGATGAACGAAGTTGCGGTGAAAAATGCGCCTAGCAACCAGTGTCCAAGTACGATTCCGATTAACGATAACGGAATTGCCATCATCATGACCATTGGCGTTTTGAAATTTTGGAACCAACCTACAATTAGCATGTAAATAATCACGATTACGACCATAAATGCAACTCCCAAATCACGGAAAACCTCCAAGGTAATTTGCCATTCTCCATCCCATTTTACGGTAAAATCGCTTTCGTCGCTGGGTTGTTCCATGTACAATTCGTTGATTTTGTAGCCTTGTGGCAACTTCATTTTTTGCAATTTCTCTTCCATTCCCAAAATCGCATACACCGGACTTTCCAAAGCTCCCGCCATGTCGGCAGTGACATAAACCACTCGTTTTTGGTCTTTTCTATAAATCGTTTTTTGCAACGTATTTTTCTGCACTTTTACCAAATCGCTTACGGCAACGACATTGCCTTGACTCCCCTTGATTTTTAGGTTCTGAATGTCTTGCAAAGATGTTTTGTCTTTGTCATCTAACGAAAGTACGATTCCAACACCATCACTAGACGTTTCGTCGTATAGGTTTGAAATTGGATATTCTTTCAACAAATACGTCAAATTCCCTACGACTTGCTGTGGTGCAATTCCGTTGAGCATGGCTTTTTCTTTATCCACTACCAATTGGTACTCGATTTGGTTGTCTTCGGTCATCCAATCGACATCTACGATTCCGTCAGTATCATTCAGGATTTTTTTGACTTGATTGGCAACTTCGATTTGTTGTTTGTAATCTGGCCCGTAAATCTCGGCAACCAAAGTAGACAATACTGGAGGTCCAGGTGGTACTTCGATAATCTTCACATTGGCACCATATTTTTTAGCAATTTTCTGAATCTCAGGACGAACGATTTTGGCAATATCATGACTTTGTAAATCACGTTCTTCCTTGTGCAACAAGTTCACCTGAATATCGGCCATATTGCTACCACCACGCAAATCATAATGACGCACCAATCCGTTGAAAGTAATTGGCGCCGACGTACCCACATAATTTTGATAGTTTACCACTTCTGGAACCGTAGTAAGATACTGAGCAATTTCTTTGGTTACGGCTGCGGTACGCTCCAAGGTTGTTCCTTCGGGCATATCGACTACGACTTGAAATTCGTTTTTATTATCGAAAGGCAACATTTTGACCAAAACCGATTTGGTGAAAAATGCTAATACCGAAATCAACAACAATACACTCGTTACGGCAATAAGAACGTTTCTTTTTTTGCTGCTATCCAACAAAGGACGTTCTAGTTTATTGTATATTTTATAAATCCAATTGGTCTCTAGACCTTGCTCGGATTTGTGTTCTTGGTCTTCTTTTTCTTGAAGTAAATGATAGCCCAAATAAGGCGTTACGGTCAAAGCAACAAACAAAGACAATAACATCGCAATTGAAGCCCCAATAGGCATTGGACTCATATAAGGCCCCATCATTCCAGATACAAACGCCATTGGCAAAATTGCCGCAATAACGGTAAAGGTGGCTAGAATGGTTGGATTTCCAACTTCGTTGATCGCATAAATCGCCGATTCCATAAAGGACAATTTCTTCATTTTGAAGTGCCTGTGCATGTTTTCGGCAATGATAATACTGTCATCAACTACAATTCCAACCACGAATACTAGGGCAAAAAGGGTAATTCTATTTAACGTATAACCTAACAAATAATAGGCAAATAAAG from Flavobacterium ovatum carries:
- a CDS encoding efflux RND transporter permease subunit — encoded protein: MQEGISGKIAHFFINSKLTILLMVGLMIIGVYSSFLIPREEEPQINVPMADVMVGYPGASPSEVESRVIKPLEKILTNIKGVEHVHSMAMNGQAMLIVQFYVGQDVERSYVKLYDELSKHEGMFPQGVYKPMVKTRSIDDVPMLGLTLWSETKSDYEIRQIAEEVTSEVEKVKDVAITKEIGGRNRVVKVVLDKDKMAESGIDPLSIMQMIQANNGSSQSGSFVNNDKEYLLTTGEFLKTPEDIEGLVVGVHSNMPVYLKQVATIQDGPATASSYVSFGYGKANENYAKDKSEYPAVTISIGKVKGADAMKISQKILDKIETLKKTIITNDIHVEVTRNYGETASDKVGELLLHLGIAIIAVTFLVILAMGWRGGLVVFFSVPLTFALTLFAYYLLGYTLNRITLFALVFVVGIVVDDSIIIAENMHRHFKMKKLSFMESAIYAINEVGNPTILATFTVIAAILPMAFVSGMMGPYMSPMPIGASIAMLLSLFVALTVTPYLGYHLLQEKEDQEHKSEQGLETNWIYKIYNKLERPLLDSSKKRNVLIAVTSVLLLISVLAFFTKSVLVKMLPFDNKNEFQVVVDMPEGTTLERTAAVTKEIAQYLTTVPEVVNYQNYVGTSAPITFNGLVRHYDLRGGSNMADIQVNLLHKEERDLQSHDIAKIVRPEIQKIAKKYGANVKIIEVPPGPPVLSTLVAEIYGPDYKQQIEVANQVKKILNDTDGIVDVDWMTEDNQIEYQLVVDKEKAMLNGIAPQQVVGNLTYLLKEYPISNLYDETSSDGVGIVLSLDDKDKTSLQDIQNLKIKGSQGNVVAVSDLVKVQKNTLQKTIYRKDQKRVVYVTADMAGALESPVYAILGMEEKLQKMKLPQGYKINELYMEQPSDESDFTVKWDGEWQITLEVFRDLGVAFMVVIVIIYMLIVGWFQNFKTPMVMMMAIPLSLIGIVLGHWLLGAFFTATSFIGMIALAGVMVRNSVLLIDFIEIRLNEGIPIKEAIIEAGAVRTTPILLTTGAVVIGASIILFDPIFQGLAISLVFGAIVSTVLTLLVVPLIYYVTERKKWEQNS
- a CDS encoding sulfite exporter TauE/SafE family protein, which produces MEYLGYFASIIIGLSLGLIGGGGSILTIPILVYLFKVDPELATSYSLFIVGATSLFGGYNHYKLGNLNIKTAIYFAVPSVISILIIREVIFPQIAATLFTVASYAVSKNLLIMIVFSILMIGASISMIKDKNTVVKNPKTNFVQLGIIGFLVGIVTGFLGAGGGFLIIPALLFFANLPMKQAVGTSLLIIFINSAIGFAGDLYIGTPVDYTFLLEISGIAFIGLLIGVQLSKKIDGNKLKPLFGWFVLVMGIYIITKEIFF
- a CDS encoding Zn-dependent alcohol dehydrogenase, with translation MSITCKAAIAKGDGTFSIETITVANPQADEVLVQVKAAGLCHTDHDSLNWGKPIVMGHEGAGIVTAIGSNVSSVKVGDAVILNWATPCGKCFQCEHENEHICENNSPVVAGGNGYTPGHAHLEGTKWNGAPIIRSFNIGTLSEYTLVKESAVVKNPIQDMSYPAASIVSCGVMTGFGSAVNTAKVEAGSSAVVLGTGGVGLNVIQGIKVSKASKIIAIDINQQRLDMAVAFGATHTILADKNDKGLLNAAKKVKEMTDGRGADYAFECTAIPALGAAPLAMIRNAGTAVQVSGIEEEVLIDMSLFEWDKKYINPLYGKCNPQKDFPKIVEHYRKGEIKLDEMITNTYPLENLQQALDDMLSGKNAKGVIVFK
- a CDS encoding DUF2892 domain-containing protein, which translates into the protein MKNRMVRGIAGTFIITSLLLAHFVNENWLWLAAFVGVNLLQNAFTKWCLLEDILSKFNVKN
- a CDS encoding rhodanese-like domain-containing protein, with the protein product MNLSQEDWVAQLESDENVVILDVRTEDEVNEGMIPNAINIDIHKGQDFITEIEALDKSKKYYVYCRSGARSGKACEIMNELGFEYAYNLLGGMLEWDGEIE
- a CDS encoding NADP-dependent glyceraldehyde-3-phosphate dehydrogenase, with translation MNAIPLEFQIKEVLNQDTYLVNGELKKWTGETTPVYSTISSTEDYAPTLLGSIPFMGEKEALEAVEAASAAFDHGQGLWPTMKVVDRIKCMQNFVKQMKETRAEVVKFLMWEIGKSLGDSEKEFDRTVEYINDTIDSYKELNSRSAHFSKVQGVNAMVRRSPLGVVLCLGPYNYPLNETFSLLIPALIMGNPVIFKPAKHGVLLISPLLEAFRNSFPKGAINILYGRGREVAAPVMQSGKVDILALIGNSKSAIALQDQHPNKNRLRLVLGLEAKNPAIILPEADLDLAINECIAGTLSFNGQRCTALKVLYVHESIAEEFNKRFSEKVDNLVFGNPWEKGVSLTPLPEKEKPAYIQELIDDATAKGAKIINAKGGQHSDNYIFPAVLFPINKEMRVYKEEQFGPVVPILTFKDIQEPLKDMAESNYGQQVSLFGKNVKTIAPLIDSLVNLVSRVNLNSSCQRGPDVFPFTGRKDSAVGTLSIHDALRSFSIRTFVASKDNDYNNAILQELLNSKESNFINTDYIL
- a CDS encoding Crp/Fnr family transcriptional regulator, whose product is MSTSVQNLFPSFSSDLIHAIEQNAIIKNVPAGEVIMRTGQYIKTTVLVTKGQVKVYREGENGEEFFMYYLQPGQACAISMICATRNKTSQIMAKVVEDAELIMIPLSLMDQWMMQYRSWYEFVIETYRNRFEEILEVVDSIAFRAMDERLDFYLKRHSEACGCKDLKLSHQEIGTELNSSRVVISRLLKKMEQRGLVKLHRNHIELLT